The genomic interval AATGTTCAACAGCTTATCATTGGTCATGTAGTTAACAGATGCACCACCAGCGTACTCATCCATCATCTTCTGCAGACGATCAAGACCCTGGCGTGGGTTGATGTAGTTAGGGTTAACTGAACCAGCAACGATATCGTTACGATAAACCTTATAGTGCTCCATTGGCTTATAGATATCTTCCTTGCGGTCACTGATCTGCTTCTCGGAAACTACGATTCCATCAGCCTTGCCATCATCGATGTACTTACAGGCAGCCTTGGCAGCCAGACGACCCTCTGTGAATGAGCCAGAAGAGAATGCATGTGGAGTACCACCAACAGCATCACCAGCACCAAACAGACCTTCAACTGTGGTCATACGGTTGTAGCCCCAGAAGTACTCATCAGGAGATACATCCTCAGGACCAGAACACCATGCACCACAACCGGTAGCATGTGAACCCATAACGTATGGCTCGGAGGTTGTCAGCTCAGGATTCTCATACTTTGGATTGACGTCAGTCGCAGCCCAAAGTACAGCCTGACCAACAGTCATGCCGAGGAAGTTGTGCCAACCGATCTCCTCAAGATGCGGATCCTGGAATGAGTGCATGGTTACCATGTGAATTGGGCCACGTCCTGCATTGATCTCATTGATCAGTGCATGGTTACGCAGACAGGTTGGAATAGGACGATGAGTTGCGTGTGACGCTTCTGGATCCAGATACTCCTTGCCTACCATCTTCTGCAGATCAGGGAACCACTTGGACTCATACTCTTCACCATTACAGTTCTGAGTGTAAGTCTTAAGATGCAGGAAGTATGCACCAACAGGACCATAACCATCCTTGAATCGAGCAAGTACGATACGGTTTTCCATCTGAGTCATCTTGGCACCAGCCTGAATCATCAGACCATAAGCAGAACCAGAAGACCAAGGTGCGTACCATACACGACCAGCACCCTCACCAACAGAACGTGGCTTAAAGATATTGGATGCACCACCAGCACCAACGACTACAGTCTTGGACTTGAATACGTGATAGTTACCAGTACGTACGTTGAAACCAACAGCACCAGCAACACGATTCTCTTTACTCTCATCCATCAGCAGATGGGTAACACAGATACGGTTGAACACCTTGTCGGCAGACTTCTTGGCAGCCTCAGCCACAAGTGGCTTGTAGGACTCACCATGAATCATGATCTGCCAGCGTCCTTCACGCAGATAGGCGCCAGTCTTCGGGTCACGCATGATTGGCATGCCCCACTCCTCAAACTGATGTACTGCAGAGTCAACATGACGTGCCATATCAAAGGCAAGGTCCTCACGAACCATGCCCATCAGGTCGATACGGGCATAACGAACATGATCTTCCGGATTATTCTCACCGAAACGGGTTCCCATATAGCAGTTAATTGCATAGAGACCCTGTGCAACTGCACCAGAACGGTTAATGTTTGCCTTCTCGGCAACAACAATCTTCTTGTCCTGGCCCCAGAAGCGTGCCTCCCATGCTGCACCAGTTCCACCGAGACCTGCACCAGCAACCAGGACATCGATATTATCTTCTACGATAGTTTTATAAGCCATTAGTAGTACACCCCTTCTTTCATTTCCAGACCATTGGACTCGAGGGTGTGTAAACTACCTTCATCGAGACGAATATATTTTGGTTCATTATATAGGCGCTGGTTGTCATCACGCTGCTCCTGACTTGGTGCAGGAACATCAGCCAGCTGAGGAATTGTCTCACGCCATGGCTTGGTCGTAATTGGTGCCAACAGATTCAGATCCATCTCTCCACTACGTGATTTAATGCGCCAGGCGATAACGCCCTTCTCCTCATCACGGTCCACACGTACCGAGTGACCCAGAGGGGCAAAGTCGGCATAACCACGGACATCGATTGCATGGTGAGGACAGGCCTTCACGCATGAGTAGCACTCCCAACACATGTTGGGCTCAATGTTATAGGCACGACGATATTTATCATCGATGTGCATAATGTCGGATGGGCAGATATCAACACAGTGACCGCAACCATCACAACGAGTCATATATACAAAAGTAGGCATAATCTTTCCTTTTTGTCTAGATTAATCTTATAAATCAGTAATGCTTTGGCTCTTCATTCTTGATGCCAAGCCCCATATAGCCAGGGTTCTTACCCATATACTCAGGGATATCAGGGAATCTTGCGTGTAGTTCAGCAGATGCCAGATCAGGTATCTCGGGCAGATTCTCATTAGAACCATCAGCATGAACTGTACGCTTGTTATAAGCTGCAGCAGGCTTGAAGAACATATGAGAGAACTTGGACCAGTAAACCCCACCGAATAGTGAAGCTGTAGAGAGGATCACCAGGATAAACCAGACTCCGGTGCCGCCACCAGTTAAAGACCAGACCAGAGCTGTAGTTGATGTAGCCATCAGTGAGAGGCTGAACATATCTCTTCTAATCTCGATATTTGTCCATGTATTACCCTCGGCAGCAACATCTACCTTGAATACAAACCAGAACCACCAGCTACCTACAAACAGACTGATAGCGCCCAGGTGCCAGAACAGATTCAATGTTGAATCGGCAGCATTATCACCAAAAATCATCATTGCAGTAGCTACATTGAATGAGATAAAACCATACATAGTCAGCAGATGTACAAGTCTGCGAGTCTGGTTACAGAACTCTCCAGAGAGTGCTACATCGGTAACAATGGTCTTGACCAGAATAGAGGCTGCAGGAGCAGTTTTTGTGGCATTCTGCTTCTCTTTTGCAGCTTTCTCGAAGAAGTATTGAGCACTCTTCTTATGCATCATGTCCAGCACAGTCATAACAATAACGAGCGCAACCATCACCATTACATACGTCTGCATTGACGCATATGTGATGCCTGCATCCACTAGTGACTGGATAGGGGTATTACTTAACATAGTATTTTCCTTTTAAAATTCAACAACAAAAATAAACATTAACAACCATCAAAAACAACTTACTGGGCAGAGTGCCCCTTCATCTCAATCTTCACATTCTCATCATCACTAAGAGTTGCGTAGTAGTCCTGAAGCACCTTGGCAACCTCTGGACGGCTGAAGGTAGCAGGTAGAGCCTCACCTTCGGACAACATCTTGCGCACCTTGGTGCCAGACAACAGAATACGATCATCCTTGCCATGAGGACAGGTCTTCATTGATGCCATGCCGTCACAGGCATTACACCAGAAGGTCCAGTCGATCTTCAGTGGCTTGGTCTCCAGAGCATTCTCTGGAATCTCGTCAAAGATGGACTGCGCATCAAATGGGCCATAATAATCACCGACACCAGCGTGATCACGACCAACAATCAGATGAGAACAGCCATAGTTCTGACGGAAAACAGCATGTAGCAGCGCCTCACGAGGACCGGCAAAACGCATATCCAGTGGATAGCCTGCCTGAACCACACTGTTTGGAACAAAATAGTTATCAATAAGAGTCTGAATCGCCTCAGAGCGAACCTCTGCAGGAATATCACCCTTCTTCAGCTTACCGAGTGTAGAGTGAACCAGCACACCATCCAGAGTCTCTACTGCAATCTTTGCAAGATACTCATGGGAACGGTGCATCGGGTTACGGGTCTGGAATGCAGCAATGGTATTCCACCCCTTTGACTCGAACAGGGCACGGGTCTGCTCAGGTGTCATGAACTGATCACCATAAGTCTCGGGGAAACCGCCCAGAGAGAGCACCTTGATTGGACCGGCAAGATTAACCTCACCCTGATCCATCACCATCTGTACACCTGGATGCTCCAGATCAGTAGTCTTGTAAACCGACATGCACTCATGCTCTTTATCGATACCGTACTTCTCGGTAACTGTCATGGTTGCAACAACATCTCCACTCTCACCATCAACCAGCGCAACATCAGAACCCTCATGGGTAGTATCTGCTGTGGCACTATCAGTAGATAGAGTTACCGGAATAGGCCAGAACAGGCCGCTCTCCATAGTGTATGAATCACAAACACCCTTCCAATCGGCATGGTTCATAAAACCATCCAGTGGAGTAAATCCACCGATACCCATCATATAGATATCACCAGCCTCACGCGAGGTAATAGTGATTTTTGGAAGTGTCTCTGCACGCGCCTTCTCATCCTCAAGGGCTGTGCCCTCAAGCAATAGTGATTTCAACTCACCGCCACCATGTGGTCTGACTAGATTTGACATCGTTATCCTTTCCATTTGAATTTTCGACCGTGCAACTCTACTGTTTCCGCTACACCGTTCAAGCAGGTAAATCTTCTTTTGATATAAGCTTCACTTATTGGTTAAAGATAATTTTATGATAGGCTGATATTAGAGCTGAAAAACAGCGCCAAAAAAAACTGCTGTTTTTATTTTAGCTGTTAAATATCATCTAGTTACAATAAGCAACCTGACACATCAACCAACCTCTGCTACACTCCGTTTAACCAACTTTTTTACTCAACTATAGCACCCATATTGATGACAAAATCTTTCCCATGCCCTTTTGCCAAGGCCATTTTGAATGGACATTCCCGCTGTAAATTCAGTGAAACATTCCATATTTCAGAGCGCCACGGAGTACAGTGCACCCAGCCCTCAACCCAACAACTCTGCGCACAACTATCTTCTCAGCTCCACCACCAGAGCCACTTCGCCCTTGGAGTAACCAGAATACCAAAACAGATTACCAGCAATATGGAGTTAAGAATTCAGTGCGGAGGGCTAAATGGTCTGCAACAGTGCACATCCAGGGAGGATGAAACTACAGATATAGCAACACTGATAGAGATGGCAACCGAAATGTTTGGTGCTATAGATAAAATGCCATACCAACAGATAATACAATCAATAAGTCAATGGGCCCCCAAAAGAAGAGGACGCCAACTGCCATGAACCTCCAGGAAGTTACCCCTTATCCTGCTTGGACTGATAATCCTCAACTGCAGCCTTGATTGCATCCTCAGCCAGCACAGAACAGTGCACCTTTACCGGCGGCAGCGCCAACTCCTCGGCAATATCTGAATTCTTGATCTGCTGGGCCTCATCCAGAGTCTTGCCCTTGACCCACTCAGTCACCAGTGAACTGGAGGCAATTGCAGAACCACAGCCATAAGTCTTGAATTTTGCATCCTCTATCACACCATCCTGGTTTACCTGAATCTGCAACTTCATCACATCGCCACAGGCCGGTGCACCCACCATACCGGTACCGACATCATCTGCATCCTTATTCATCACCCCAACATTTCTTGGGTTTTCGTAATGGTCCATCACCTTATCACTGTAAGCCATCTAACTGCTCCTGGAAAACTGCCCAAATAAATACTTGACCTTTTTACTATACTATAGGCCAATCAAGCTTGCATTAAATATCAGTGACGCATTATATTCCAATTAATGGTATCTGATTAGAAGATCGATAAAAAAACGCCAGACATCATCCTGATGTCCGGCGTTACTAACTCCTCCTCTCCCTCCTCGAAGTCCATCTCGAGGGACACTCCTCCAAGTGGGTCGAAGAACTCTACACAGCGTGTAACCCATTGTCAAACAAGATAACGCTCCAATTATGACCAAAATATCTTGCTTACACCGTCACCCCCGCGCAAGCGGGGTGGAGGATCCAGAAAACAGGCAGGAACGGGCACAGAAAATACCCATATCTAGGAATATAAACCGCACTACAGTTGTGACATCATTGCCACTCAATAATTTCATGTAGGAGGAGTTATGGAGGTAACAGCAGGTGAACTGCTTGAGGATCGCACCTCAGCAAAGACCGTATCCAGGGTGATGGCAGCGATGGCACACCCAATCAGAATGAAAATTCTCTGTCTGTTGATTGATAACGAGATGAATGTGAACGAGATACTTGCCGAGGTTGGCAGCTCTCAATCAAACATCTCGCAACATCTTGATGCCCTGAAAGGTGCCAATCTTGTGCAGGTAAGGCGCAGTCAACAACACAGCTACTACTCCCTTACCCATAACGAGACATCCAGAATAATCTTGCTGGTCCGGGATCTATTCTGCCCCGGACACGCCAGGCTATTGCGTAGCAGATCGTAGCTATAACCCTTTATGACTCCTGGTTTACGATAGTTCTCCCTTAACCAGAGAGGGTTTTACAGCGACATGGCCGGCATCCACTCAATGTGTATGCCGGTTTTTTTGTTCAGCGTCAGCTTACCGCATAAACGGCATCATCAGTTTTTCAGGCTTGGTGAACTTATTGATGTCGTAGGCCATACGTCCCATGTTCTGGTCCATTGTTGCCATCGAACCCTGCATATAACCAATATCCCCACTCATATCTACAATACTGTTCGACATCAGAGCGATATTCTCGGACATCCCCTCAATCTTGCCGGACATGGAGTTGATGTTAACGTTGAGCTGATGCATATCCTTGCTCATGTTGCCGATATTTCCGGTCATCGACTGCATACCCTGACGTACCAGAGCAAAATCAGCAGACATCACCGCCTGCCCCTGCTCCATACTCTTTGCCATGGTAGCCATGCGGACACGCATCTCTCGCATATCAGTTGACATACTGTTTACATCGCTCCCCATCTGCAAAACAGCACTCGTCATTCGGTGCATGTTCCACCCCATGCTCGCCATAAACAGTGCCATTCCCGCACCCGCGAAAACCATCACCGTTGTGGCTGTAACCCCTGGTCTCTTATCCACTACCTGCCACACCCTCCTCTGTTCACAACAATAGTTGCCGGTATTCTAGCATTATCTAAATTACAATAATGCAAAACCCATAAAAAAACACCGATACCGTCGAAGAGCGGTATCGGTGCTATCTTCCCACATTTCTCCACCCAAAAAGGAGAGAGAGGAGAGGTCTGATCCCTTACTTTGAGGCCTTGGTACCTGTACCGGTAGCGCCCTTGTTATCGGTCCAGGTTACGGTGATCTTGTCACCCTTCTCACCTGCAACCTTGATACGAAGGTATGGGTTTTTTGAGACTGTAGTGTTGATATCGGCGTTCATGAATGCAACGCCATTCTTCTCTGCAACCACGGTCTGGATAAAGTGTTCAGGAATAACATTTCCTGTCTTCTTGTCCTTTCTAAGTCCAGTCTCCATGGGGTGGGTCAATAGACATTTGACATCAATTACACCCTTCTTTGATTTAGCTCTCAGCTTTACTGCTTTCTTTGCCATTTTCTTATCCTCGTTATATATGTTCTAGGGGTGAATTACTAACCGCATCCACCAGCAGTTACCTTGACCTGGGTCTTATTGCTGATTGTTCCTGATGCAGTCTTGACAACACCATAAACATCACCAGTCTTACCCATCTTGATTCTGGTAGAGACAAATGGAACTGCCCCCTCTCCCAGGTGATAGACGCCAGCAATCGGGCGGCCATTGGCTGCCGCAACAATACTGATACTCTCGATAATACCGTCAACTCCAGTAGCATTAACCTCGACCGGCACCACGGCACCATTCTCGGCAACCTCAGGGGCCTTGATCTTTACAGTATTGCTGGGTGTTCCTGTATCACCAGCATCGCTTGACTCCATTGCAGCCTTTGGCCATGCTGCCAATACTGTGCGAGGTGTCAGAAGCCCTGCACCCAGAGCAGCAGCAACTGCACTGCCTGCCAGGGTTCCCTTCATAAACAATCTTCTTTTCATGGATTTCTCCTCCTTTTTATAAAAAATATCAACCTTATTATTCTGCTGCCATTCATAACCAGACCGTGCAACATGAACGTCAGACTTTAAACAAAATCACCATAATTGTCTACAGATTACTTGAATAAGTCACTCGCTCAATACCTCAATGGCAGCCATGATAGACTCATCAATCTCTCCATTTACAAAATCACGCACCCCAAGCCCTATTATCCGCTGCTGAATCTCCACCCCCTTACGGTCAAGAAACAGCAGGGTCGGGGTCAGCCATACCCCATAACTACTGCCCACGCCTGCCGAGGTCATCTTCTCTCCTGAAAAACCCACTATTTTCTCGGTGTCACCAAGATGAATCTTTCGGATCAGTACCAGGCCGTCATATTCACTGTTTCTAAGTAACGGAACCAGGTGGTCAGACTCCATTACCACACAGTATGGACAGTCATCAGCCGAAAACATAAGGATCATCGGGATACGGCTATCACCTGCCAACCCGCCATCACTCTGTAGATTTGAGCTGAATGGCACAGAGAAGATGTAGGTGTCACGCCCGGGGGTCTCACCAAAGAGAGATGGCGCAACCAACAGAAGAGATAAAAGCAGGGCTCCTTGCATAAAAAAACCCCAACCTCACAACATGAAGCCGGGGCCCTGTTTTCAGCTAACCGGGATCTAGCGTGGTGGGTACGCAGGAGTACTGTCACCCCTGGCATCACCACTACCGTGAAGACGCGCATTCTCGGCAGCATCAGCATCGGCCTCCATGCTGGAAGCGCCCTTGCCAGATGCGTTAATGGACATGCTGAAGTTACCCTCGGCATCACCAGAACCCTTGCCCGCACCACGTGCCTTGCCATCCATTGCACCATCAGCAGAACCTGTACCAGCACCAGACTGGTTATCGTCTCCACTCATAAATGCAAATGCACTAGAGGCAGCAAACGCCATAGCGACGAACCCGACAATTAGTTTTTTCATGACTATCTCCTTTGATTAAAAGCTAATTTTTATTGGCTGAACCTTAGTCAGCCCTGTGACTATAGCAAACAATTGATTAAATTATCAATAGCTAGCTTGAGTGATAACTTTCTCCCCTTCACATCTCCACTGTTACTCGGTACAGTCTCATCCATGCACTCAAAACCCCGCTTCTCACTCCTTAAGCAGACAGGGATAATCATTGGCCTAATCAGTCTACTGGCGGTAATCGGAATCGGCAGCTCAGCATTTATTACCCAGACCATCCAGGGTGCGGCAACCACCATCAACACCTCCGGCGCCCTGCGCATGCTCTCCTACAAGATTGCAACCCAGATGATGCGGGATCAGCGCAAGGACAACCCCACCTCGACCAAAATACGTGGCCTGATCCGTCGTTTTGACTCAAAACTTAACAGCCCATCCCTACAGCAATCGATCCCACAGCCGCGACCTCTTCCAAAAGGGGGCGGATATGAGACCCCACTGCACGCCCTATACAGATCGGTGCGGTGGCAGTGGGATGAGGATATCAAACCACTACTGCTGAGCTATGCGGCACTGCTTGACATAAAACCGAAGCAGGTCACCATCGAGCCAACCAAAGCGAAAATACATGACTCATACCAGCAGACCTATCTCTCCAAAATTGATGAGTTTGTTTTTGATATCAATAACATGGTAAGCCTGATAGAGGAGCAGACCGAGGATAGAATTCAGCTGTTGCGCAACATAGAATTTATATCACTGCCATTACTGCTACTCACCATTCTGGCTGCCCCCATCCTGCTCTACTACAGAATTCTTGTCCCCCTCAAGGATCTACTGCAGATATCTGAACAGGTGCGCAGACGTGACTTCTCCAGACAGTCAAAATACATACGTAACGACGAGCTGGGTGAGCTCGCCAAGGCCTTCAATATGATGAACTCTGACCTCTCCGCCACCTATACCGAGCTGGAGGAGAAGATTACGGAGAAGACCCAGTCACTAATCGATGAATCCAACCGGATCACCCTTATGGAGGAGCGCAACACCATTGCACAGGAGCTCCATGACTCCCTCGCCCAATCCATCTTCTACCTTAATATCCAGATCGGCCGTATAAATGCACTGATCAAACAGGGCGCGTCTCATGACCATCTCAGCCCCATAATTAATGAGCTGCGTGATACCAACGGCCTGATGGACAGACAACTGCGGGAACTGATATCCACCTTCAGAATCAAAACCAACCAGGAGGGAATTGAGGCCTCGGTTGATAAAATTATTGAAAAACAGAGGGGACGGAGCACAACAGAGCTGGAGTTTAACAACCAGATTCCAGAATTCTCTTTCTCCCATAACGAGGAGACATGTCTAATCCAGATTATTCAGGAGGCCGTTGCAAACATCATCAAACATGCTGGTGCAAAACATGGATCCATTCTACTGAAAGAGGACAAAGAGAGCGGTGAGATCATGCTTACAGTCCGTGATGACGGAGTTGGAATCACGGAAAACCCACACAGAACCAACCACTTTGGGCTAAACAACATGGAGGAGCGTGCCCTCAACATCAATGGCAGCCTTACCATCCAGGCTCACCCTCATGGCGGCACCGAGGTTCGACTAAGCTTCACCCCATCCCTGCCACAACAGAGCAAACTGTAACCTGTCAACAAGATGTGACATACTCAGAACCAATACTATAAAAAGAGAACCAACCAAAGAGAAGACCATGAGCGAATCAGACAAAATCTCCCTGTTACTTATAGATGACCACCCCCTTATACGCAAAGGGATTATCCAACTCCTGGAGCTACATGATGGAATCGAACTGGCAGGTGAGGCTGATGGTGGTGCCGAAGGAATAAAGCTTATCAAGGAGCGTCAGCCAGACATGGTACTGCTGGATCTCAACATGAGCAATATGGACGGACTCACCACACTGAAAAAGATCAAAAAACAGTGGCCGGAGATAATGGTTGTCATCCTCACGGTATCCGACAACCCGCAAAACATCATTCAGGCCTTCCGCAACAATGCAGATGGCTATCTGCTGAAAAACACAGATCCGGAGATGATTGTAGAGCACCTTATCCAGGTGATGAACGGAGTAACCATAGTCAGCCCCGAGGTATCGAAGATACTGGCCCAGGCAAAACCTGACAAAAACAACAGGCTCGACATCAACCTTACTCGTCGCGAGAGAGAGGTGCTTACACTAATCGCCGATGGCCTCTCAAATCAGGATGTAGGAGATCGCCTCGGTATCTCGGTCTGGACCGCCAAGGTACATGCAAAGCATATCCTCAAAAAACTTGGCCTCAACACCCGTAACGAGCTGATTGTCTGGGGCATAAAAGAGGGGTTCTCAAGCTAGCCCAAGCTTCCTTAGACGGATTCCCGTACAGTCAAGCCATAACGATTACAGATAAAAAAAACCTCCACCCCGTAAAGGGTGGAGGTTTTTTCCGTTCTAAGAACGAGACTTAAGCGTACTGCTTAGTGCTCTAGTCTCTTAGCACGTTGCGCCTTGAATGCAGCCTGGCGTGCTTTACGCTTAGCGGCATCTTCTGGGCTCATCTTGCCAAGGAACCACTTGTGCTCTGTTGAATTCAGAACAGCATCTAGCTCAGCCTTCAGGTGGTGTGCAGCCTTCTGGTCTGCAGCATCACCGTGCTCACCCTGCTCGATCAGCTCCCTCAGCTCAGGTACCATCTCGGTGTAGAAGTTCTTACCAAGATCGTAAGTACCTTCCCAGTGAGTGATATCTGGACCCTGCATGGAAGCAGCCATACGGGCACGACGTCCCTCATGGTGCCACAGCTCGAACCATACGAAGTCAAGCTTATGAGAGAACTTAGGTCCTTTCATCAGAGGCTTGGCCGCCTTCATCAGACGCTTACCAGGTATGCCATACTTGCGGTTATAGAGATTGATCAACCCTTCATACTGAATATAGAAGTTATCAACCCAACCCTCTTCATGACAGGATAGACATACGGTATACATCTTGTCGCGACGATCTTCCCAGTTCTTCATACGCTTGGATACAGGAGGACGGTTGGTCCAGCTGATACGGTCGCCCACATCGTGAGTAATAGGCTCTTTACGAGTCGCACTCATATGACAAGTGGCACAGGTCGGTGCTACATAGTAGTCCTCACCCACAACCCACTTGGAGCCGTCCATGTTCATCTTCTCGCGGTTAGCACGATAGGCGATACCATGCTTGGACTCGTTGAAGATTTCCATCTGAGGATGGTCTGGACCCATATGACACTTACCGCAGTTCTCAGGCTGACGCGCCTGCGCTGCAGAGAACTGGTGACGTGAGTGACACGCCGCACAGGTACCCTTGGAGCCATCAGGGTTGATTCGGCCAATACCGGTGTTAGGCCATGTGGCCGCATCCAGTGAACCATCTTCAAGAACCTTGACCTGAGAACCATGACACTGCCAGCAACCATTTACTGCCGCTGCAGAGACACCACCAGGGAAGCCTTCAGTGATCATACCGCTATCACCTTCAACCACCTCTGCGAGAAGGTTATCGAGTGACCCCATAATATCACCTGCTGTCGCATGGTGAGATTTAGCCATCTCTCGTGCCTCATTCTCATGACAGTTAGCACAGTCGGCTGGAGAAACGATAATAGAGATATGTTTCTTAACCTTCTTCTCGTCATGGATGAATGCATCAACGTCACTAGAATCTGCCGCGTGACACTCGTAACAACCTACGTTGGCACCGTAGTGCTTACTTGCACCCCACATCTGAACCAGACCTGGGTTATTCTTCTTATGGCACGCTACACACTCTTTGGTCTCATCCGACATAACATTCGGAATCTCACTGACTGCAGCATTCACTGTAGTCACACCAAGCAGGAGCAGGGCACCGGTTAGTACTCTTAGGAACATATAATGTTTCCTCCCATTTTATTGTTGAACATAGATATCTATATACTCGTTCCGGGGGGAGGGTCTTGGTATTACTCTTCGAAGCGACTCCTCCTCTCAACGCGAGTAACGGCGATGGTAACTCTACCGGGGAGGGGTATTCAAGTGTT from Candidatus Thiopontia autotrophica carries:
- a CDS encoding type IV pili methyl-accepting chemotaxis transducer N-terminal domain-containing protein, whose protein sequence is MSDNFLPFTSPLLLGTVSSMHSKPRFSLLKQTGIIIGLISLLAVIGIGSSAFITQTIQGAATTINTSGALRMLSYKIATQMMRDQRKDNPTSTKIRGLIRRFDSKLNSPSLQQSIPQPRPLPKGGGYETPLHALYRSVRWQWDEDIKPLLLSYAALLDIKPKQVTIEPTKAKIHDSYQQTYLSKIDEFVFDINNMVSLIEEQTEDRIQLLRNIEFISLPLLLLTILAAPILLYYRILVPLKDLLQISEQVRRRDFSRQSKYIRNDELGELAKAFNMMNSDLSATYTELEEKITEKTQSLIDESNRITLMEERNTIAQELHDSLAQSIFYLNIQIGRINALIKQGASHDHLSPIINELRDTNGLMDRQLRELISTFRIKTNQEGIEASVDKIIEKQRGRSTTELEFNNQIPEFSFSHNEETCLIQIIQEAVANIIKHAGAKHGSILLKEDKESGEIMLTVRDDGVGITENPHRTNHFGLNNMEERALNINGSLTIQAHPHGGTEVRLSFTPSLPQQSKL
- a CDS encoding response regulator, coding for MSESDKISLLLIDDHPLIRKGIIQLLELHDGIELAGEADGGAEGIKLIKERQPDMVLLDLNMSNMDGLTTLKKIKKQWPEIMVVILTVSDNPQNIIQAFRNNADGYLLKNTDPEMIVEHLIQVMNGVTIVSPEVSKILAQAKPDKNNRLDINLTRREREVLTLIADGLSNQDVGDRLGISVWTAKVHAKHILKKLGLNTRNELIVWGIKEGFSS
- a CDS encoding hydroxylamine oxidoreductase; translated protein: MFLRVLTGALLLLGVTTVNAAVSEIPNVMSDETKECVACHKKNNPGLVQMWGASKHYGANVGCYECHAADSSDVDAFIHDEKKVKKHISIIVSPADCANCHENEAREMAKSHHATAGDIMGSLDNLLAEVVEGDSGMITEGFPGGVSAAAVNGCWQCHGSQVKVLEDGSLDAATWPNTGIGRINPDGSKGTCAACHSRHQFSAAQARQPENCGKCHMGPDHPQMEIFNESKHGIAYRANREKMNMDGSKWVVGEDYYVAPTCATCHMSATRKEPITHDVGDRISWTNRPPVSKRMKNWEDRRDKMYTVCLSCHEEGWVDNFYIQYEGLINLYNRKYGIPGKRLMKAAKPLMKGPKFSHKLDFVWFELWHHEGRRARMAASMQGPDITHWEGTYDLGKNFYTEMVPELRELIEQGEHGDAADQKAAHHLKAELDAVLNSTEHKWFLGKMSPEDAAKRKARQAAFKAQRAKRLEH